Proteins found in one Paenibacillus sp. FSL R10-2782 genomic segment:
- a CDS encoding DUF4183 domain-containing protein, whose protein sequence is MPITKPFTANRRFTSTIGAGTGTGATFSIVATAFTDDTGAAATAFPASFTYYNLYINAMLQTGDISTVTTTAITIPGGDVLEQAMPLVVEFVVT, encoded by the coding sequence ATGCCGATAACCAAACCATTTACAGCCAACAGACGGTTTACATCCACAATAGGCGCTGGAACAGGTACAGGCGCGACTTTTTCTATTGTGGCTACAGCTTTCACTGATGACACCGGTGCAGCCGCTACTGCGTTTCCCGCTTCATTCACCTATTACAATCTATATATCAATGCAATGCTTCAAACAGGAGATATTTCCACGGTTACGACAACTGCAATCACGATTCCGGGTGGCGACGTGCTTGAGCAGGCAATGCCGCTTGTTGTTGAATTTGTTGTAACTTAA